A genomic window from Dechloromonas sp. A34 includes:
- a CDS encoding M15 family metallopeptidase encodes MSALSDQQKKFSLMLAALIVEADRQGFGVTMGEAYRSPEEARRLALAGRGIVESLHCKRLAVDLCMWRGQRLLTLTEEYEPLGVWWESQGGAWGGRFKRADGNHFSLAFGGFQ; translated from the coding sequence ATGAGCGCCCTTTCCGATCAACAGAAAAAGTTCTCTCTGATGCTGGCCGCCTTGATTGTTGAGGCCGATCGCCAGGGGTTCGGGGTGACGATGGGCGAGGCTTACCGTTCGCCGGAAGAGGCGCGGCGCCTGGCGTTGGCGGGCCGGGGAATTGTCGAGTCGTTGCATTGCAAGCGCCTGGCCGTGGATTTGTGCATGTGGCGAGGTCAGCGCCTGCTGACGCTGACGGAAGAATATGAACCGCTCGGCGTGTGGTGGGAAAGCCAGGGCGGCGCCTGGGGTGGGCGCTTCAAGCGAGCCGATGGAAATCATTTTTCGCTCGCCTTTGGGGGGTTCCAATGA
- a CDS encoding replication endonuclease: MIDARLRGVEARQQEEARKWMKARLAGMPAIWAKQIAAEHGRRGGLDSGPANAWLLDMTGKAAGRLPLAANDYDIREAAEEAARVAVLFAKEEIHGGAGNAAVRVVLEDHCRSWGIEPAGQEGIPGMLRMMDSRWYLRRMRRAHNRRAEGAAIVGGVVRRGLWPYASQDAVQRRQDQRKRNAAAMDRAEAVAADGERVAMADVVAGSLANPENKRAELMVRIRGCDGYASLQGWACEFWTLTTPSRFHAQRITGACAEANPNYRGATPREAQQWLCRIWARARAAWKRRGLVVAGLRTAEPHHDGCPHWHLIVYGVAEDVRLARQLLRVYAMRDCGGEPGAWGHRFNFKIAEEGTGAAAYAAAYVSKNIDGGGMDGERDSETGRKVSDAVKRVDAWASHWGIRQFQFFGMPAVGIWRCLRRVEMNTMPPGSDIYQAWMAADDSDWCNFWIHAARGGLALIKAGIGRLTEYGDEAAATIAGVAEGARRLMLKARDWVIHWGGIGKKTDGVAFDLPRSCVSNCTRGDLEKRADLDQEEKRRRGFALAEREFAGMAAAIFEDARAVA; this comes from the coding sequence TTGATTGATGCCCGCTTGCGCGGCGTCGAGGCCAGGCAGCAAGAAGAGGCCCGCAAATGGATGAAAGCCAGGCTCGCCGGGATGCCGGCGATTTGGGCAAAACAGATTGCTGCCGAGCATGGCCGGCGGGGCGGGCTGGATAGCGGGCCGGCGAATGCCTGGCTACTCGATATGACCGGCAAGGCGGCCGGGCGCTTGCCGTTGGCGGCCAATGATTACGACATCCGCGAGGCGGCCGAAGAGGCGGCGCGGGTGGCGGTTCTGTTCGCCAAAGAGGAAATTCACGGCGGCGCCGGAAATGCGGCGGTGCGGGTGGTTCTCGAGGATCATTGCCGATCATGGGGGATTGAGCCGGCCGGGCAAGAAGGCATTCCGGGAATGTTGCGCATGATGGATTCGCGCTGGTATTTGCGCCGGATGCGGAGGGCGCATAACCGGCGGGCCGAGGGCGCGGCGATTGTTGGCGGCGTGGTGCGGCGGGGTCTGTGGCCGTATGCCTCGCAGGATGCGGTGCAGCGGCGCCAGGATCAACGCAAGCGCAACGCGGCGGCCATGGATAGGGCCGAGGCGGTGGCGGCCGATGGCGAGCGCGTGGCGATGGCTGACGTTGTGGCCGGAAGCCTGGCGAACCCGGAAAACAAGCGGGCTGAACTGATGGTCAGAATTCGCGGCTGCGATGGTTACGCATCGTTGCAGGGGTGGGCGTGCGAGTTTTGGACGCTGACCACGCCAAGCCGGTTTCACGCGCAACGGATAACCGGCGCCTGTGCCGAGGCAAACCCGAATTACCGGGGCGCCACGCCACGCGAGGCGCAGCAATGGCTTTGCCGAATTTGGGCGCGGGCGCGGGCGGCCTGGAAGCGGCGCGGCCTGGTCGTGGCCGGCTTGCGAACGGCGGAACCGCATCACGATGGATGCCCGCATTGGCATTTGATTGTCTATGGGGTGGCCGAGGATGTGCGTCTAGCCCGCCAGTTGTTGCGGGTCTATGCAATGCGCGATTGCGGCGGCGAGCCGGGCGCCTGGGGTCATCGGTTTAATTTCAAGATAGCCGAGGAAGGCACGGGCGCGGCGGCCTATGCGGCGGCCTATGTCTCGAAAAACATTGACGGCGGCGGCATGGATGGCGAGCGCGATAGTGAAACCGGGCGCAAGGTTTCGGATGCGGTAAAGCGGGTTGATGCCTGGGCTTCGCATTGGGGCATTCGGCAATTTCAGTTCTTTGGAATGCCGGCCGTTGGGATTTGGCGCTGTTTGCGCCGGGTCGAAATGAACACGATGCCGCCAGGCTCAGATATATATCAAGCGTGGATGGCCGCCGATGATTCGGACTGGTGCAATTTTTGGATACACGCGGCGCGGGGCGGCCTGGCGCTGATTAAGGCCGGAATCGGCCGGCTGACCGAGTATGGCGACGAAGCGGCGGCAACGATTGCCGGGGTTGCCGAGGGCGCCCGGCGCCTGATGCTCAAAGCCCGTGATTGGGTTATTCATTGGGGCGGGATCGGCAAAAAAACGGACGGGGTTGCTTTTGATCTTCCTCGGTCCTGTGTCTCTAACTGTACGCGGGGCGATCTGGAAAAGCGGGCAGACCTAGACCAAGAGGAAAAGAGGCGGCGCGGTTTCGCGCTGGCTGAGCGTGAATTCGCCGGCATGGCGGCGGCAATTTTCGAGGATGCGCGGGCCGTGGCATAG